A single window of Bradyrhizobium daqingense DNA harbors:
- a CDS encoding acetoacetate decarboxylase family protein, which produces MTIVTDPDDPRGRMFGPYRLKPNSGVNPPYSPAYPVEWGCTLRTVEIMTRVAPGKVAILLSDTPFEIASDRVAFRFMRSPGHSLAVHAGEMFDLMISVPVRHKGLFTETHIFMYCSDPMGICAGREVFGYTKKDAHYAFDEHPDGSITGWVRRRGIPLADFTFTPDASAPVVRIVDGDELPAGEIHVRRLPHPERLGVAYADIAYRRTPLKYSKPIPGRAAMTLHASAYDPIAELQPEILGAHFMVSEVYGGGFEVEDRRLIERLTP; this is translated from the coding sequence ATGACAATCGTCACCGACCCCGACGACCCGCGCGGACGCATGTTCGGGCCCTATCGGCTCAAGCCGAACAGCGGGGTCAATCCGCCCTATTCGCCGGCGTATCCGGTGGAGTGGGGCTGCACCTTGCGGACCGTCGAGATCATGACGCGCGTCGCGCCGGGCAAGGTCGCGATCCTGCTCTCCGACACGCCTTTCGAGATCGCGAGCGACCGCGTCGCCTTCCGCTTCATGCGGTCGCCGGGCCATTCCCTCGCCGTGCATGCGGGCGAGATGTTCGACCTGATGATCTCCGTGCCCGTACGCCACAAGGGGCTGTTCACCGAAACGCATATTTTCATGTATTGCAGCGATCCCATGGGGATCTGTGCCGGACGCGAGGTGTTCGGCTACACCAAGAAGGACGCGCATTACGCCTTCGACGAGCATCCGGACGGCTCGATCACCGGCTGGGTCCGACGCCGCGGAATTCCACTGGCCGATTTCACCTTCACGCCGGATGCGTCCGCACCCGTCGTCCGCATCGTCGATGGCGACGAGCTGCCGGCCGGCGAGATCCATGTGCGCCGCTTGCCGCATCCCGAGCGGCTCGGCGTGGCCTATGCGGACATCGCCTATCGCCGCACGCCGTTGAAATACTCCAAGCCGATACCGGGCCGTGCCGCGATGACGCTGCACGCCAGCGCCTACGATCCGATTGCTGAACTTCAGCCGGAAATCCTGGGCGCGCATTTCATGGTGTCGGAGGTCTATGGCGGCGGATTCGAGGTCGAGGACCGCAGGCTCATCGAGCGGCTCACTCCCTAA
- the xseA gene encoding exodeoxyribonuclease VII large subunit: protein MPPAEQLLNAPEFTVSELSLSLKRTVEDAYGHVRVRGEISGFRGAHSSGHCYFALKDESAKIEAVIWKGVHTRMRFKPQEGLEVIATGKLTTYPGSSKYQIVIEALEPAGIGALMALMEERKKKLAAEGLFDEARKQLLPWLPEVIGVVTSPTGAVIRDILHRLEDRFPRRVLVWPVKVQGEGSAEQVAAAIRGFNALPEGGRIPRPDVLIVARGGGSLEDLWSFNEEIVVRAAAESMIPLISAVGHETDITLIDFVADKRAPTPTAAAEMAVPVRSDLFVEVADLARRTRACWQRGHENRRNELRAAARALPAAGDLLAIPRQRLDSAGASLPRCLKANTHAHFRRFTAAGAKLTLRVLHGQISQADHRLTVCGERLGLSARSLLRRRRDRFAGLEVRLRASKLSNAQAQRNAIARQRERTHRLAERAGRALVTLLQRLDARVENSGKLLSALSYRSVLARGFALVRDEAGHPVHSADAIGPAARVEIEFADGRVAATADADRPAPVKRAPSQPKPAAADTKPAPKRVAKPVDQGSLF from the coding sequence ATGCCGCCTGCGGAACAATTGCTCAACGCGCCCGAATTCACCGTTTCCGAGCTCTCGCTGTCCTTGAAACGGACGGTCGAGGATGCCTATGGCCATGTCCGGGTCCGCGGCGAGATTTCCGGCTTTCGCGGGGCGCATTCCTCGGGCCATTGCTATTTCGCGCTCAAGGACGAGAGCGCCAAGATCGAGGCGGTGATCTGGAAGGGCGTGCACACCCGCATGCGCTTCAAGCCCCAGGAGGGGCTCGAGGTCATCGCCACCGGCAAGCTGACGACCTATCCGGGCTCCTCGAAATACCAGATCGTGATCGAGGCGCTGGAGCCGGCCGGCATCGGCGCGCTGATGGCGCTGATGGAGGAGCGCAAGAAGAAGCTCGCCGCCGAAGGCCTGTTCGACGAGGCGCGCAAGCAGCTCCTGCCCTGGCTGCCGGAGGTGATCGGCGTCGTGACCTCGCCGACCGGCGCGGTGATCCGCGACATCCTGCATCGGCTGGAGGACCGCTTTCCCCGCCGCGTGCTGGTCTGGCCGGTCAAGGTGCAGGGCGAAGGCTCGGCCGAGCAGGTCGCGGCTGCGATCCGCGGCTTCAACGCGCTGCCCGAGGGCGGCAGGATTCCACGGCCCGACGTTCTGATCGTGGCGCGCGGCGGCGGCTCGCTGGAGGATCTCTGGTCCTTCAACGAGGAGATCGTGGTGCGCGCGGCAGCCGAAAGCATGATCCCGCTGATCTCGGCGGTGGGGCACGAGACCGACATCACGCTGATCGACTTCGTTGCCGACAAGCGCGCGCCGACGCCGACGGCTGCGGCCGAGATGGCAGTGCCGGTCCGCAGCGACCTCTTCGTCGAGGTCGCCGACCTTGCTCGCCGCACCCGCGCCTGCTGGCAGCGCGGCCATGAGAACCGGCGCAACGAGTTGCGTGCCGCGGCGCGCGCGCTGCCGGCGGCCGGCGACCTGCTGGCGATCCCGCGGCAGCGGCTGGATTCGGCGGGCGCCTCCCTGCCCCGCTGCCTCAAGGCCAACACGCATGCGCATTTCCGCAGGTTCACCGCCGCCGGCGCCAAGCTGACCTTGCGGGTGCTGCACGGCCAGATCTCGCAGGCCGATCACCGCCTCACCGTATGCGGCGAGCGGCTCGGTCTTTCCGCGCGCTCGCTCTTGCGGCGGCGGCGCGACCGCTTTGCCGGGCTGGAGGTTCGCCTGCGCGCCTCGAAGCTTTCGAATGCGCAGGCGCAGCGCAACGCCATTGCCCGCCAGCGCGAGCGGACGCATCGTCTCGCCGAGCGCGCCGGCCGTGCGCTGGTCACGCTGCTGCAGCGGCTGGATGCGCGCGTCGAGAACAGCGGCAAGCTGCTCTCCGCCTTGTCTTATCGCAGCGTGCTCGCGCGCGGCTTTGCGCTGGTGCGCGACGAGGCCGGCCATCCCGTGCATTCGGCCGACGCGATCGGTCCTGCCGCGCGTGTCGAGATCGAGTTCGCCGATGGACGCGTGGCCGCAACCGCGGATGCCGATCGCCCGGCGCCGGTCAAGCGCGCACCGTCACAACCGAAGCCGGCCGCGGCGGACACGAAGCCCGCGCCGAAGCGCGTGGCCAAGCCGGTGGATCAGGGCAGCTTGTTCTGA
- a CDS encoding ABC transporter substrate-binding protein has product MTGLGARAQETKPLRIGVLTDMSSLYADVTGPGSVLGAKMAVEDFQASRPKMTRPIEIISGDHMNKADVGANIAREWIDRPGVDVIVDAPNSAVALAVRNIVQQNNKTLLVSGASSSDLTGKACSPNLVHWTYDTYALSSGVARAVVESGGKSWFLLTADYAFGHAMEGDIKTVVQKAGGKVLGGVRTPINTQDFSSFLLQAQSSKAEIIALINAGGDTINSIKQAVEFGIPQGGQRVVATVLYLSDVHSLGLKIAQGLQFTESFYWDLNDDTRAWTKRFAPRNNNRYPTALHAGAYATTLHYLKAVDALGGSSDGKAVVEQMKKLPTDDPLFGKGSVRADGRKLHNMYLFEVKTPADSKYPWDYYKRVKTIAPSEAWRPLADGGCEFLKS; this is encoded by the coding sequence ATGACGGGGCTCGGTGCGCGGGCGCAGGAGACGAAGCCGCTGCGGATCGGCGTGTTGACGGACATGTCCAGCCTCTATGCCGATGTCACAGGTCCAGGCTCGGTGCTCGGGGCCAAAATGGCGGTGGAGGATTTCCAGGCCTCAAGGCCCAAGATGACCCGGCCGATCGAGATCATCAGCGGCGACCACATGAACAAGGCCGATGTGGGCGCCAACATCGCGCGCGAATGGATCGACCGCCCGGGCGTCGACGTGATCGTCGACGCGCCGAACTCGGCCGTCGCGCTCGCGGTCCGCAACATCGTGCAGCAGAACAACAAGACGCTGCTGGTTTCGGGCGCCTCGTCCTCGGACCTGACTGGCAAGGCGTGCTCGCCGAACCTCGTGCACTGGACCTACGATACCTACGCGCTCTCCTCGGGTGTCGCGCGCGCTGTCGTCGAGAGCGGCGGCAAGAGCTGGTTCCTGCTGACAGCGGACTACGCCTTCGGCCATGCCATGGAAGGCGACATCAAGACTGTCGTGCAGAAAGCCGGCGGCAAGGTTCTCGGCGGCGTGCGCACGCCGATCAACACGCAGGACTTCTCCTCCTTCCTGCTGCAGGCCCAGTCGTCGAAGGCGGAGATCATCGCCCTGATCAATGCCGGCGGCGACACCATCAATTCCATCAAGCAGGCGGTCGAGTTCGGCATTCCGCAAGGCGGCCAGCGCGTGGTCGCGACGGTGCTGTATCTCAGCGACGTGCATTCGCTGGGCCTCAAGATCGCGCAGGGGCTGCAGTTCACCGAATCCTTCTACTGGGATCTGAACGACGACACGCGCGCCTGGACCAAGCGCTTCGCGCCGCGCAACAACAACCGCTATCCGACCGCGCTGCATGCGGGCGCCTACGCCACGACGCTGCACTATCTCAAGGCCGTCGATGCGCTCGGCGGCTCCAGCGACGGCAAGGCCGTGGTCGAGCAGATGAAGAAGCTGCCGACGGATGATCCCCTGTTCGGCAAGGGCAGCGTGCGCGCCGACGGTCGCAAGCTGCACAACATGTATCTGTTCGAGGTGAAGACCCCCGCGGATTCCAAATATCCCTGGGACTATTACAAGCGGGTCAAGACCATCGCTCCATCAGAGGCCTGGCGGCCCCTTGCCGATGGCGGCTGCGAATTCCTGAAGTCGTGA
- the lpxK gene encoding tetraacyldisaccharide 4'-kinase: MREPAFWYRPRSLPSYALWPLGALYGAIAERRMLRKGVDAGIPVFCVGNYHVGGAGKTPTVLALARLLRELGETPVVLSRGYGGRLKGPLMVDRTRHDAADVGDEPLMMARDVPVAVARDRLDGVALAKSQGATVILMDDGFQNPRLLKDASLIVIDSERGLGNGHVFPAGPLRAPLSAQLARTDALVLIGDGRAANEVAAELAKRDKPELRARLKPDADSVSQLLGKRVFAFAGIGDPERFLRTLRASGIDVARARAFADHHMFSNEEIAGLAADAQREQLTLVTTEKDLARLRGRADVPDGIVPFAVRLEFDDPARLRQLIGDHLYAARERRFGKR; this comes from the coding sequence ATGCGTGAGCCGGCCTTTTGGTACCGGCCACGTTCTCTCCCGTCCTACGCGTTATGGCCGCTCGGAGCGCTCTACGGCGCGATCGCCGAACGGCGCATGCTGCGCAAGGGCGTCGATGCCGGCATCCCCGTGTTCTGCGTCGGCAACTATCACGTCGGCGGCGCCGGCAAGACACCGACCGTGCTGGCGCTGGCCAGGCTCTTGCGCGAGCTCGGCGAGACCCCCGTGGTGCTCAGCCGCGGCTATGGCGGGCGCCTGAAGGGTCCGCTGATGGTCGATCGGACGCGTCACGACGCGGCCGACGTCGGCGATGAGCCCCTGATGATGGCGCGCGATGTCCCCGTTGCGGTCGCACGCGATCGCCTCGACGGAGTCGCGCTGGCGAAGTCGCAGGGCGCGACCGTGATCCTCATGGATGACGGCTTCCAGAACCCGCGCCTCCTCAAGGACGCCTCGCTGATCGTGATCGACAGCGAGCGTGGTCTCGGCAACGGCCATGTGTTTCCCGCCGGCCCCTTGCGCGCACCGCTCAGCGCACAGCTCGCGCGTACCGACGCGCTCGTGCTGATCGGCGACGGCCGTGCCGCCAACGAGGTCGCCGCGGAGCTGGCCAAGCGCGACAAGCCGGAGCTGCGCGCGCGATTGAAGCCCGATGCGGACTCGGTCTCGCAGCTGCTCGGCAAGCGGGTCTTTGCCTTCGCCGGCATCGGCGATCCCGAACGCTTCCTCCGCACGCTGCGCGCCAGCGGCATCGACGTCGCGCGTGCGCGCGCCTTCGCCGATCACCACATGTTCTCGAACGAGGAGATCGCAGGCCTCGCGGCGGATGCGCAGCGCGAGCAGCTCACGCTGGTGACCACGGAAAAGGATCTTGCACGCCTGCGCGGCAGAGCGGACGTACCTGACGGCATCGTGCCGTTCGCCGTCCGGCTCGAGTTCGACGACCCTGCAAGGCTGAGGCAGCTGATCGGCGATCATCTCTATGCGGCGCGTGAGCGAAGGTTTGGCAAGCGCTGA
- a CDS encoding GYD domain-containing protein → MHFCLTGQYTPRALNAILENPTTNRQEAARKLIEAAGGKLISMYSVAADGPGVLVIFDVPDPAAAPAISGLTVTAGTLQNVKLTRLFTQDEIKQVRQNAAKLRSSYSPPGS, encoded by the coding sequence ATGCATTTTTGCCTCACCGGACAGTACACACCACGCGCTCTCAACGCCATTTTGGAAAACCCCACGACCAATCGCCAGGAGGCGGCTCGAAAGCTCATCGAGGCGGCCGGAGGAAAGCTGATCTCGATGTACAGCGTTGCGGCCGATGGCCCTGGCGTGTTGGTGATCTTCGATGTGCCTGACCCCGCTGCGGCTCCCGCCATTTCCGGCCTGACCGTCACGGCGGGCACCCTTCAAAACGTGAAGCTGACGAGGTTGTTCACTCAGGACGAGATCAAGCAGGTGCGCCAGAACGCGGCGAAGCTGCGTTCTTCCTATAGTCCGCCTGGAAGCTGA
- a CDS encoding IclR family transcriptional regulator: MTEKLQPGAPALEKGLDLLEALAGAARGLSQKQLAERVGRSVSEIFRMLVALERRGYVARDPATGEYTLTLKLFRIASQFPPTERLLKAALPVMEQLASRVQLSCHLTVLHGEQFMVIARIEPEWLMGWSVKVGAVFPLTQQYASAKVLAAFQLEGRREELAQVIATNDRISTKKALAALDRISSEGGNFSNDDGYTRILAYSCPIIEASGRAVAAMTVPLVRQDQIPAAEASTIAAELRSAARIVSEKIGGVS; this comes from the coding sequence ATGACTGAGAAGCTGCAGCCGGGCGCGCCCGCCCTGGAAAAGGGGCTGGACCTTCTGGAGGCGCTGGCGGGCGCTGCACGCGGCCTGAGCCAGAAGCAGCTCGCCGAACGTGTCGGTCGCTCTGTCAGCGAGATCTTCCGGATGCTGGTGGCGCTGGAGCGCCGTGGCTATGTCGCGCGCGACCCCGCGACCGGCGAATACACGCTGACGCTGAAACTGTTCCGGATTGCCTCGCAATTCCCACCAACCGAGCGCCTTCTGAAGGCGGCGCTGCCGGTGATGGAGCAGCTCGCCTCCCGCGTACAATTGTCCTGTCACCTGACGGTGCTGCATGGCGAGCAGTTCATGGTGATTGCCCGGATCGAGCCGGAATGGCTGATGGGCTGGTCGGTCAAGGTCGGCGCGGTGTTTCCACTCACCCAGCAATACGCTTCTGCGAAGGTGCTGGCGGCCTTCCAGCTCGAAGGCCGGCGCGAAGAGCTTGCGCAGGTCATCGCGACCAACGATCGGATCAGCACCAAGAAGGCGCTTGCGGCGCTCGACCGCATTTCGTCGGAAGGTGGAAACTTCTCCAATGATGACGGCTATACGCGCATCCTCGCCTATAGCTGCCCGATCATCGAGGCCTCCGGCCGCGCGGTGGCCGCAATGACCGTGCCGCTGGTGCGGCAGGATCAGATTCCCGCCGCTGAGGCCAGCACCATCGCCGCCGAGCTGCGCAGCGCGGCCAGGATCGTCTCCGAGAAGATCGGCGGCGTTTCCTGA
- a CDS encoding SDR family NAD(P)-dependent oxidoreductase, translating to MTGSDRPPVALVTGGGGDIGRAIALRLARMSAAVAIVDRDEAAANATALLVEQAGARALAIPADVSVARDTIAFVEATEASLGPIGIFANNAGIEGVVAPLHEYPDETFDQLLQVNVKGVFLGLKHVLARMMQRGTGAIINTASTSAIRGRAGLAGYVASKHAVLGLTRTAALDVAGSKIRVNAVLPGPVESRMIRELEGQARNSAIALRRNAASAHGRPQDVANIVAFLASDEAAHVNGAAWVVDGGMTLA from the coding sequence GTGACCGGCAGTGACCGGCCGCCGGTCGCGCTCGTCACCGGCGGCGGGGGCGATATCGGGCGCGCCATTGCGCTGAGGCTGGCGCGGATGAGCGCTGCGGTCGCGATCGTCGACCGCGACGAAGCGGCTGCCAATGCGACCGCGCTGCTGGTCGAGCAGGCCGGGGCGAGGGCCCTCGCGATTCCCGCCGACGTCTCGGTCGCCCGCGATACCATCGCCTTCGTCGAGGCGACCGAAGCGAGCCTGGGGCCGATCGGCATCTTCGCCAACAACGCCGGCATCGAGGGTGTGGTCGCGCCCCTTCACGAATACCCGGACGAGACATTCGACCAGCTGCTGCAGGTGAACGTGAAGGGGGTGTTTCTCGGCCTCAAGCACGTGCTCGCACGCATGATGCAGCGTGGGACAGGCGCGATCATCAACACCGCATCGACGTCTGCGATCCGCGGGCGTGCAGGGCTCGCCGGCTACGTCGCCTCCAAGCACGCCGTGCTCGGCCTGACGCGTACGGCGGCGCTCGATGTGGCCGGGTCGAAGATCAGGGTCAACGCCGTTCTGCCCGGACCCGTGGAGTCGCGCATGATCCGGGAGTTGGAAGGCCAGGCGCGCAACAGCGCCATCGCATTGCGCCGCAACGCTGCGAGTGCCCACGGGCGGCCGCAGGACGTCGCGAACATCGTTGCCTTCCTCGCATCCGACGAGGCTGCTCACGTGAATGGCGCAGCCTGGGTCGTGGACGGCGGAATGACGCTGGCCTAG
- a CDS encoding DUF1349 domain-containing protein: MFGKSGGVWLNEPRKWSEKDNYLGLETDQGTDFWRETHYGFIRDSGHFLAFQAGDAFTAELRVRSHFKALYDQAGLMVRIDERRWLKAGIEFSDGRAMLSSVLTAGQSDWATAPYEHDPSDFRLRVTIAHGVLRLQASSDGQIWPLMRLAPFAQSSSYLVGPMACTPERSGLEVAFSDFRLTPPLGKELHDLG, encoded by the coding sequence ATGTTTGGTAAGTCTGGCGGCGTCTGGTTGAACGAGCCGAGAAAGTGGTCCGAAAAGGACAACTACCTCGGGCTGGAAACAGACCAGGGCACCGATTTTTGGCGCGAAACTCATTACGGCTTTATCCGCGATAGCGGACACTTCCTCGCTTTTCAGGCGGGAGATGCATTCACCGCCGAACTTCGTGTCCGAAGTCATTTCAAGGCGCTCTACGATCAAGCGGGCCTGATGGTGCGAATAGATGAACGGCGTTGGCTAAAGGCTGGAATAGAGTTTTCGGACGGGCGTGCCATGCTGTCCAGCGTGCTGACGGCCGGGCAATCCGACTGGGCAACAGCCCCTTATGAGCACGACCCCAGTGACTTTCGACTGCGCGTCACGATTGCGCATGGCGTCCTTCGTTTGCAGGCATCCAGCGATGGACAGATATGGCCTCTTATGCGGCTTGCGCCATTCGCCCAGAGCTCCTCCTATCTTGTTGGACCCATGGCCTGCACGCCGGAGCGGTCCGGATTGGAAGTCGCTTTTTCCGATTTCCGGCTGACGCCGCCGCTTGGCAAGGAGCTTCATGATCTCGGGTGA
- a CDS encoding IS5 family transposase gives MPWTKAARIKYQRSGLRYASDLTDAEWALIARKMPPRQRLGRPRKVHLRDIVQAIFYVLSSGCQWRALPKGFPPYSTVQGYFYAWRDTGRWQEIVEGLVRKERRRSGRKSTPTAAVIDSQTASTTEAGGPRGFDAGKRLQGRKRHIVTDTNGLLLAAYVHPANIQDVHGAVPLLEDLRGRFPRLKHVFADRIYRGKQLVNALSDCGPWTIEIVERPHGVKGFQLLPRRWVVERTFAWFGRCRRLSKDFEGSAATELAWLLVAHLRLLTRRLAQP, from the coding sequence ATGCCGTGGACCAAAGCCGCTCGTATCAAGTATCAGCGCAGTGGGCTGCGTTACGCAAGCGATCTGACCGATGCCGAGTGGGCGCTGATCGCCCGGAAGATGCCGCCGCGACAGCGATTGGGCCGGCCGCGGAAGGTCCATCTGCGCGATATTGTGCAGGCGATCTTCTATGTTCTGTCGAGCGGCTGCCAATGGCGCGCCTTGCCGAAGGGGTTCCCGCCTTACTCGACGGTGCAGGGCTATTTTTACGCCTGGCGCGACACGGGTAGATGGCAGGAGATCGTCGAAGGTTTGGTTCGGAAGGAGCGCCGGAGATCAGGGCGAAAGTCCACACCGACAGCTGCCGTCATCGATAGCCAGACCGCCTCGACGACGGAGGCCGGCGGGCCACGCGGGTTCGACGCCGGCAAGCGCCTCCAGGGGCGCAAGCGCCATATCGTGACCGACACCAACGGCCTCTTGCTGGCGGCATATGTTCATCCCGCCAACATCCAGGACGTCCATGGCGCCGTTCCCCTGTTGGAGGACTTGCGAGGCCGCTTCCCAAGGCTCAAGCATGTCTTTGCCGACCGGATCTATCGCGGCAAACAGCTCGTCAACGCACTCTCAGACTGCGGACCGTGGACGATCGAGATCGTCGAGCGACCGCACGGGGTCAAAGGCTTCCAGCTCCTGCCCAGGCGCTGGGTCGTCGAACGTACCTTTGCATGGTTCGGCAGATGCCGGCGTCTCTCCAAAGACTTTGAAGGGTCTGCCGCCACCGAGCTTGCCTGGCTGCTCGTCGCCCATCTGAGGCTTCTAACTCGCCGCTTGGCCCAGCCTTGA
- a CDS encoding dienelactone hydrolase family protein, translated as MRLRLTALFLMLLMSAAHAAPVPQQVDIPLSSGILHAQLYKPEGEGPFPAVIALHGCGGLGGRSDTVLPRYRDWAERLLKAGNAVLLPDSYGSRELGPQCRVKEMHVKARRERVSDIAASRAWLMKQSWVARDRVSLIGWANGASALLWAVRPQSAARDLGPDFRAAVAFYPDCRISAGLGWSTRVPTLVLIGADDDVSSPPACRQMVDGARGRSALARIVVYPGADHDFDRANTPLHAAAGGTDAEARAESQKDVAEWLAR; from the coding sequence ATTCGCCTTCGGCTGACCGCTCTGTTCCTGATGCTCCTGATGTCGGCCGCGCACGCCGCGCCCGTGCCGCAGCAGGTCGACATTCCGCTGTCGTCGGGCATCCTGCATGCACAGCTTTACAAGCCCGAGGGTGAGGGGCCGTTTCCGGCCGTGATCGCGCTGCATGGTTGCGGCGGGCTCGGTGGCCGTTCGGATACCGTCCTGCCGCGCTATCGCGACTGGGCCGAGCGCCTGCTCAAGGCCGGCAATGCGGTGCTGCTGCCCGACAGTTACGGCTCGCGCGAGCTCGGGCCGCAATGCCGCGTCAAGGAGATGCACGTCAAGGCGCGGCGCGAACGCGTCTCCGACATTGCGGCGTCGCGCGCCTGGCTGATGAAGCAGAGCTGGGTGGCGCGCGATCGCGTCAGCCTGATCGGCTGGGCCAACGGTGCCAGCGCGCTGCTCTGGGCCGTGCGTCCGCAGAGTGCCGCGCGGGACCTCGGCCCGGACTTCCGTGCGGCGGTGGCCTTCTATCCCGATTGCCGGATCTCCGCCGGCCTCGGCTGGAGCACGCGGGTGCCGACGCTGGTGCTGATCGGCGCCGATGACGACGTGTCGTCGCCGCCGGCCTGCCGCCAGATGGTGGACGGCGCACGCGGCCGCAGCGCGCTCGCGCGCATCGTGGTGTATCCCGGTGCCGATCACGATTTCGACCGCGCCAACACGCCGCTGCACGCAGCGGCCGGCGGCACCGATGCCGAGGCGCGCGCGGAGTCGCAGAAGGATGTCGCGGAGTGGCTGGCGCGGTAG
- a CDS encoding DUF2093 domain-containing protein — MLNKFGPSGHGEAQVQYLDGDFRVISPGTYVRCAITDTRIPLDELKYWSVDLQEAYATPAAVLQRHFPGALKQA, encoded by the coding sequence GTGCTGAACAAGTTCGGCCCCTCGGGCCATGGCGAAGCGCAGGTGCAGTATCTCGACGGCGATTTCCGCGTGATCTCGCCGGGGACCTATGTGCGCTGTGCCATCACCGACACGCGCATTCCGCTCGACGAGTTGAAGTATTGGAGCGTGGATCTGCAGGAGGCCTACGCCACGCCGGCCGCCGTGCTGCAGCGGCATTTTCCGGGCGCGCTGAAGCAGGCGTGA
- a CDS encoding 3-deoxy-D-manno-octulosonic acid transferase encodes MRNSAARDRKMPNSLPITLRMYRRLASGLVPLAPALIKRRLKQGKEDPARVGERRGLSQDVRPHGPLVWIHGASVGEVLAAAALIERLRDLNLRILLTSGTVTSAAVVAKRFPPDVIHQYVPYDSPRYVARFLDHWKPSLALFIESDLWPNLILAGAARRVPMVLINGRMSPRSFPRWRRMHGTISALLSRFDICLAQSKTDAERFAALGGRDVLTTGNLKLDVPAPPADPARLERLMAMTRGRPIIVAASTHPGEDEMLVAAHRSLSGFFPQLLTVIVPRHPDRGSSIAGLITASGLKPALRSREELPTATTDVYVADTMGELGLFYRLSPIVFMGGSLIHHGGQNPIEAIKLGAAIVHGPHVFNFADVYEALDTSGGARQADTHEALVKQLGQLLADPTLRDKMQRAGAGVVEQLGGALDRTMTALEPYLLQLTIEMGAANA; translated from the coding sequence ATGCGCAACTCGGCCGCCCGGGACCGGAAGATGCCTAACTCGCTGCCCATCACGCTGCGGATGTATCGGCGCCTGGCGAGCGGCCTGGTGCCGCTTGCGCCTGCGCTGATCAAGCGGCGCCTGAAGCAGGGCAAGGAGGATCCCGCGCGTGTCGGCGAGCGACGCGGCTTGTCGCAGGACGTACGGCCACACGGTCCGCTGGTCTGGATCCACGGCGCCAGTGTCGGCGAGGTGCTGGCGGCGGCTGCGCTGATCGAGCGGTTGCGCGATTTGAATTTGCGCATCCTGCTCACGTCAGGCACCGTCACCTCGGCCGCCGTCGTCGCCAAGCGCTTTCCGCCCGACGTCATCCATCAATACGTGCCGTATGACTCGCCGCGCTATGTCGCGCGCTTCCTCGACCATTGGAAGCCGTCTTTGGCGCTGTTCATCGAATCCGATCTGTGGCCGAACCTGATCCTTGCCGGGGCGGCACGCCGGGTGCCGATGGTGCTGATCAACGGACGGATGTCGCCGCGTTCGTTCCCGCGCTGGCGGCGCATGCACGGCACCATCTCGGCGCTGCTGTCGCGGTTCGACATTTGCCTTGCGCAATCGAAGACGGATGCCGAGCGGTTTGCCGCGCTTGGCGGCCGCGACGTCCTCACCACCGGCAATCTCAAGCTCGACGTGCCGGCGCCGCCGGCCGATCCCGCCAGGCTCGAACGGCTGATGGCGATGACGCGCGGGCGTCCCATCATCGTCGCGGCTTCGACCCATCCGGGCGAGGACGAGATGCTGGTCGCGGCGCATCGCAGCCTGTCCGGTTTCTTCCCGCAGCTCTTGACCGTGATCGTGCCGCGCCATCCGGATCGCGGCTCGTCGATCGCAGGGCTGATCACCGCGTCCGGCCTGAAGCCGGCGCTGCGCTCGCGCGAGGAGCTGCCGACGGCGACGACCGACGTCTATGTCGCGGACACCATGGGCGAGCTCGGTCTGTTCTATCGGCTCTCGCCGATCGTGTTCATGGGCGGATCGCTGATCCATCATGGCGGACAGAATCCGATCGAGGCGATCAAGCTTGGTGCCGCCATCGTGCACGGCCCCCACGTCTTCAATTTCGCCGACGTCTACGAGGCGCTCGACACAAGCGGCGGGGCGCGCCAGGCCGACACGCACGAGGCCTTGGTCAAGCAGCTCGGCCAGTTGCTGGCGGATCCCACCCTGCGCGACAAGATGCAGCGCGCAGGCGCAGGCGTGGTCGAGCAGCTCGGTGGCGCGCTGGATCGCACCATGACTGCGCTCGAGCCTTATCTGCTGCAGCTGACCATCGAGATGGGGGCCGCCAATGCGTGA